One segment of Sesamum indicum cultivar Zhongzhi No. 13 linkage group LG4, S_indicum_v1.0, whole genome shotgun sequence DNA contains the following:
- the LOC105160961 gene encoding uncharacterized protein At1g28695-like — protein MDMQKTRVDCAVYLLLIFGISVVLMSDFSRNASLFRLPKAHKLPPSRAINMPVRRDELEESLAAAAVSTTDKTVIIAIINKAYVEGDKPMLDLFLDGFWLGEGIRELTNQLLIVAMDQTSYERCRFLRLHCYKLETEGVDFMGEKVYMSADFIKMMWRRTLFLGDVLRRGYNFIFTDTDVLWLRNPFPYLSRKKTPDLQISTDKFNGKEWSESNHINTGFYMIQSNNKTIALFDKWYALKDITPGQKEQDVLFDLMRRGLFRQLGLTVRFLDTLYFSGFCQDSRNVTAVATVHANCCRSISAKLADLTRVIHDFRRAKRFPPNVTATFRWTSHTACRKSWKD, from the exons atggATATGCAGAAGACTCGCGTTGATTGTGCTGTATACTTGCTGTTAATCTTCGGAATCTCAGTTGTTTTGATGTCGGATTTCAGCCGCAATGCCTCTTTGTTCAGGTTGCCCAAGGCCCATAAGTTGCCTCCTTCTAGAGCC ATCAACATGCCTGTCCGTAGAGATGAGCTTGAAGAGTCATTAGCGGCAGCGGCAGTCTCGACCACAGACAAGACTGTAATAATTGCCATCATAAACAAAGCGTACGTAGAAGGTGATAAGCCGATGTTGGATCTGTTCTTGGATGGTTTTTGGCTAGGGGAAGGCATCAGGGAATTAACCAATCAACTCTTGATTGTGGCCATGGATCAGACTTCTTATGAAAGGTGCAGATTTCTTAGGCTTCATTGCTACAAGCTGGAGACAGAAGGAGTAGATTTCATGGGAGAAAAGGTTTATATGTCGGCTGATTTCATCAAGATGATGTGGAGGAGAACACTTTTCCTTGGTGATGTGCTCAGACGAGGttacaacttcattttcaCA GACACTGATGTACTATGGTTGAGGAATCCATTCCCATATCTGAGCAGAAAGAAAACCCCGGACCTCCAAATCAGCACCGACAAGTTCAACGGCAAAGAGTGGTCGGAATCCAACCACATAAACACAGGATTCTACATGATCCAATCCAACAACAAGACCATAGCCCTTTTCGACAAGTGGTACGCCCTCAAAGACATCACCCCGGGACAAAAAGAGCAGGATGTCTTGTTTGATTTGATGCGACGGGGATTGTTCAGACAACTGGGCCTCACTGTCAGGTTCCTCGACACACTCTACTTCAGCGGCTTCTGCCAGGACAGCCGCAATGTCACAGCGGTCGCCACCGTCCACGCCAACTGCTGCCGTAGTATCTCCGCCAAGCTGGCGGATTTGACCCGAGTGATTCATGATTTCAGGAGGGCCAAGAGATTTCCTCCCAACGTAACGGCGACGTTCCGGTGGACGAGTCATACAGCTTGTAGGAAATCCTGGaaggattaa
- the LOC105160764 gene encoding uncharacterized protein At1g28695-like: protein MAQAKTRFKFAIYVLVIISIVYIFTLDITKNQRFFNSHDHFPLPKTNNVTGDELDEALAAASTSDRTVIIAVANKAYVDGDKPTMLDLFLEGFRAGEGTEGLINHLLIVAVDGTSYDRCRFLGLHCYKLETDGVDFVGEKVYMSEDFIKMMWRRTLFLRDVIYRGYNFIFTDIDVLWLRDPFPYLTTKQPLDLQISTDRFRGNPWSESHRINTGFYMIRSNNKTRALFDAWYANKDNSTGLKEQDVLEKLMRQGFFRQLGLKVKFLDTLYFSGFCQDSRDVTVVATVHANCCRGMAAKLADLTMVARNWKRYKRLASANATSTFRWSLHRACWNSWRN, encoded by the exons ATGGCTCAGGCAAAAACCCGCTTCAAATTCGCCATATACGTGCTTGTGATCATCTccattgtttatattttcaccCTAGACATTACCAAGAACCAGCGTTTCTTCAATTCCCATGATCACTTTCCTCTTCCGAAAACA AACAACGTAACCGGGGACGAGCTCGACGAGGCGTTAGCAGCAGCTTCCACATCGGACAGGACTGTAATAATCGCCGTAGCAAACAAGGCGTACGTAGACGGCGATAAGCCGACGATGCTGGACTTGTTTCTGGAGGGTTTTAGGGCGGGGGAGGGCACCGAGGGGTTGATCAACCACCTCCTGATTGTGGCCGTCGATGGGACTTCGTACGACAGGTGCAGATTTCTGGGCCTCCATTGCTACAAGCTGGAGACGGACGGTGTGGATTTTGTCGGGGAAAAGGTCTATATGTCGGAGGATTTCATCAAGATGATGTGGAGAAGAACGCTTTTCTTACGGGATGTGATCTACCGAGGttacaacttcattttcaCG GACATTGATGTATTATGGTTAAGAGATCCATTCCCATACTTAACCACAAAACAACCCCTAGACCTACAAATCAGCACGGACAGGTTCCGGGGCAATCCATGGTCCGAATCCCATCGTATCAACACCGGGTTCTACATGATCCGATCCAACAACAAGACCCGAGCCCTGTTCGACGCCTGGTACGCCAACAAGGACAACTCCACCGGGCTGAAGGAGCAGGATGTTCTGGAGAAGCTGATGCGCCAAGGCTTTTTCAGACAGCTGGGGCTCAAAGTCAAGTTCTTGGATACTCTCTATTTCAGCGGGTTCTGCCAGGACAGCCGCGACGTCACGGTCGTCGCCACCGTCCACGCCAACTGCTGCCGCGGCATGGCCGCCAAGTTGGCCGACTTGACCATGGTGGCGCGTAATTGGAAAAGGTACAAGAGGCTCGCTTCTGCCAATGCAACCTCCACGTTTAGGTGGTCGCTTCATAGAGCTTGTTGGAATTCATGGAGGAattaa
- the LOC105160765 gene encoding metacaspase-1 has translation MLMLVNCSNCHTPLQLPPGASSIRCAICQAITRIADPRAGPPAPPPSYHPATSSSFNGYNNYYPPPSPYNHAPSGPPQSAHGRKKAVIVGISYKFSRHELKGCINDAKCMKYMLLNRFKFPESSILMLTEEETDPYRIPTKHNIRMAMFWLVQGCQAGDSLVFHYSGHGSQQRNYTGDEVDGFDETLCPLDFETQGMIVDNEINATLVRPLPPGVKLHAIIDACHSGTVLDLPFLCRMDRTGRYAWEDHRPRTGTWKGTSGGEAISFSGCDDDQTSADTAALSKVTSTGAMTFAFIQAIEKGQATTYGSMLTAMRSTIRRTDEDLGGSGGVVTTLLTMLLTGGSGVGLRQEPQLSANEPFDVYAKPFSL, from the exons ATGTTGATGCTAGTTAACTGCTCCAACTGCCACACGCCGCTCCAGCTGCCGCCCGGCGCCTCCTCCATCCGCTGCGCCATCTGCCAGGCCATCACCCGCATAGCCGACCCTCGTGCTGGTCCACCCGCCCCTCCCCCATCCTATCACCCCGCCACTTCCTCTTCTTTCAACGGGTACAACAACTACTACCCTCCTCCGTCGCCGTACAACCACGCTCCGAGCGGTCCGCCTCAGTCGGCCCACGGGCGGAAGAAGGCGGTGATCGTGGGGATCTCGTATAAGTTCTCGAGGCATGAGCTCAAGGGATGTATTAATGATGCCAAGTGCATGAAGTATATGCTCCTCAACCGGTTTAAGTTCCCTGAGTCCTCAATTCTGATGCTAACTG AAGAGGAAACTGATCCGTACAGAATTCCaacaaaacacaatattagGATGGCGATGTTTTGGCTTGTTCAAGGTTGTCAGGCGGGGGACTCACTGGTGTTTCATTATTCTGGCCATGGTTCACAACAGAGGAACTACACAGGAGACGAAGTTGATGGATTCGATGAAACATTATGCCCATTGGACTTTGAGACGCAGGGAATGATTGttgataatgaaattaacGCAACACTTGTGAGGCCTCTTCCCCCTGGTGTCAAGCTTCATGCAATCATAGATGCATGTCACAGTGGGACAGTGCTAGATTTACCGTTTCTTTGTAGAATGGACAG AACCGGGCGATATGCATGGGAAGACCATCGTCCTCGAACAGGCACGTGGAAAGGCACAAGTGGGGGAGAAGCCATATCGTTCAGTGGTTGTGATGACGATCAAACCTCTGCTGATACAGCT GCTCTATCTAAGGTGACTTCAACAGGCGCAATGACCTTTGCTTTCATCCAAGCCATAGAGAAAGGACAAGCAACTACTTATGGGAGTATGTTAACTGCAATGAGATCTACCATCCGCAGGACTGACGAAGATCTAGGAGGGTCAGGGGGTGTTGTTACAACACTTCTCACGATGCTTTTGACTGGGGGAAGTGGTGTTGGGCTGAGACAG GAGCCACAGCTAAGTGCTAATGAACCATTTGATGTCTACGCAAAGCCGTTTTCACTGTGA